A part of Gouania willdenowi unplaced genomic scaffold, fGouWil2.1 scaffold_434_arrow_ctg1, whole genome shotgun sequence genomic DNA contains:
- the LOC114460378 gene encoding transcription factor 7-like 1-C, with translation MKKIIFLKWKGKHFKRLHHQGSEEGLQDVTNPPFPSHPAVQQPTSTESLEDVVFVDEQMCAWKKPEYVQPEQVPYDEHRYRAQQHGGQYGGHCKSGPTVFNDVRHGAPNIEDHTVNTVLQKADYYPQQNPGPSTIPSIPAVVHHVELPTFTPPPSNEVIVTKEPYIKKPPNAFMLFLKQNRAAAEAELGVRTSAVVNKHLGERWRALSPELKGLYNAEATLHAFIHLLKNPGWTNKINYRNKRKRRDEAN, from the exons ATGAAGAAAATAATCTTCTTGAAGTGGAAaggaaagcattttaagcgtcTCCATCATCAGGGTTCAGAGGAGGGGCTCCAGGATGTCACAAACCCCCCATTTCCATCTCATCCTGCTGTTCAACAGCCAACTTCAACTGAA AGTCTGGaggatgttgtgtttgttgatgagcAGATGTGTGCCTGGAAAAAGCCGGAGTATGTTCAGCCG GAACAGGTTCCTTATGATGAGCACAGGTACAGAGCCCAACAGCATGGGGGCCAGTACGGGGGCCACTGTAAAAGTGGCCCTACGGTATTTAATGATGTCAGGCATGGGGCACCAAACATTGAGGACCATACAGTCAACACCGTCTTGCAGAAAGCGGATTATTACCCCCAACAAAATCCTGGCCCCTCAACCATCCCTTCCATTCCAGCTGTGGTACACCATGTTGAGCTCCCAACCTTTACCCCCCCACCCAGTAATGAGGTGATCGTGACAAAGGAGCCATACATTAAAAAGCCCCCCAACGCCTTCATGCTCTTCCTGAAACAGAACAGGGCAGCTGCGGAGGCAGAGCTGGGCGTGAGGACGAGCGCTGTGGTGAACAAACACCTCGGTGAACGG TGGAGAGCATTGTCACCAGAGTTAAAAGGTTTATATAATGCTGAGGCCACACTGCATGCTTTCATCCATTTGTTGAAGAACCCTGGCTGGACTAACAAAATCAACTAT AGAAACAAGAGGAAACGAAGAGATGAAGCCAACTAA